The genomic window TGAGGACGGCCAAATTTGGTATTGGGGTATTTGTCCCTGTAGTGGGTAAGCTATTCTCCGATGCCCTGGAAGCTGTTGTGGGGACATCACTGCTGCTGAAAAATGCTGTGGGACTGGTGGGAATTCTGGCCGTTTTTTTTATTTGCGCCTTTCCGGTATTGAAAATATTAGCGTTGATGCTTATTTATAAAATTGCAGCTGCTCTGATTCAGCCGATAGGAGATACGCTGATTGCCGATTCCCTGAACATCATGGGGAACAGCCTGACAATAGTATTTGCTTCAGTGACCGCGGTTGGGATTATGTTCTTTTTTGTAATTGCCATAGTGGTTGGGGCAGGGGATTTCAGCCTGATGCTAAGGTAGGCTCATTCCCCGGCGGCCTTCGCCATCTTTGGACATGCGGGGACTCCCTGCCTTGTTGCCGGAGCTTTGCAGCTAGACTCATAACGGCGGCAGTGCCAGGAAAATCTTGTACAACACCTCACCATATTTCATGGTCATTTCCGGAGGCAGCCGTAGAAAAAATCTGAGATCTGATGCCTCGAAAATGAAAGAAAAAGTAATACCCAAAGAATTAAATCATTTCCAGGAGGAAACTTTTCATGGAAACACTGCGGTTAATGGTCAAAAGCATCCTGATTATTATATTGATGACTGCTTTCCTGGAAATCGTTTTACCCAGAAGTGATATTAAGAGATATATCAATCTGATTATAGGGTTGTTTATTATAATTGCTGTTTTAAATCCGATTCTGGCCATATTTAATACCGGTTTTGACTTTGAGGTCCTCAGTGCTGCCCCGGAAGGGATCACCGGGGATACCGAGGCCCTGATAAACCAGGGCAGGGATATTGCGCGAGCCAGGGACAATAGGGTTGCCGGTGATTATAAAGAGAAGCTGGAAAAGCAGGTGAGGTCCTTGTCAGGACTCTATCAGAATAACAATGTGACAGATGTGCAGGTTGATATGGTGGCAGACACGGCAGCGCCTGACTTCGGGAAAATAAATAAAATAGTACTCTGGATTGATGATTCGGCAACAGTAAACAGTGCGGGAGAAGATGCCGTGACCGGCAGGTCAAAAGACAGCGGAAGCAAGCGGGAAAAGGACACCGGAAGCAGCCAGGAAAAGGACAGCGGAAAAAACCAGGGACAGATTGATATACAGGGGCAGGTCGGAGTAGATGAAGTTGAGGTGAATATTGAGGTGGCTCAGAGCGAAACAGAGAATTCTGCAGACCCGGAGAATTCGGAGAAACCCGGCACTGACAGGGGATTAAGGGAAATGGTTGCTGATTTTTATGGTCTGTCACCGGAGCAAATTGAAATTAGAAATCAGGAGGTGTCACCATGAGTAAGATAATGGAATTTTTCCGGAAATTACTGGGGAGTGATAATGAAGCCGGAGAAAAAAATCCTGCGGCCAGGAGGATGAATACGCTGATGCTTGCGGCAGCTGCAGGAGTCCTGCTGATAGTGCTGGCAAATACCTTTGGCAGCGGGAATAATGACCCGGATGAGACTTCAAATAAGCAGTCAGCCCCGGGGATTATGTCAGGCCAAAATGGCGATGTCAGCCTGGATGAAAGCAGCAAGCAGACAGAAGGTCTTTCAGCGGGGATTACCGACCTGGAAAATCTCCTGGCTCAGCGGCTGGAACAAGCATTGGTCCGGATCAGCGGTGCCGGTGAAACCAGGGTCACCGTAAACCTGGCCTCCACAACTGAAAAGGACTATGCTGTGAATACGACTACAAATAAAAAAGACACCCTGGAACGTGACCAGAAGGGGGCAAACCGCACGATAACGGAGATAAATGAAGACGGCCAGATTGTTTTGGTCAGGGAAACCCAGGGCAGCCGCGAGATGCCGGTGGTTGTGAAGGAGCTCAAACCTGAGGTTAAAGGGGTAATCGTGGTCTCGGAAGGAGCCGGAAACCCGGAGATAAAGGCTAGCCTGATGATGGCAGTACAGGTTTACCTGGATGTCCCTTTGTACAAGGTAATGGTCCTACCAATGGAAAGCAGGTGATCAGGTGAGTATGTTATTTATAAAGAAAAAAGGCTTATGGACCGCACTTTTGATATTAGGGGTATTCTTTATAGCAGCAGGGCTGTTTCAGCTTAGCGGGATTCCAACAAGCGGTGACACCGGAACCATGGATACCGGGACCGCAGATGCTGGAATAGCGGACATTGATACCGGGGATATCAGAAACCCAGGCGCTGTCACCGGGGATGCACCTGAAAGCGCAGCCGGCAGCAACTGTGCTGAAGGTGCTGAAAATGGGGCTTTTTTCGTTGAATACAGGCTGGAACGTGACCGGACCAGAAGCCAGCAGATAGATTTGCTGCGGGAGATTGTAAATAACAGTAATTCTTCAGATGATATCAGGAATGAGGCCCAGACGAGGTTGTTGGCCATTTCACAAGCCATTGACACGGAAATGAAGCTGGAGAATCTGATTCGGGCGGAAGATTTTAAGGATGCCGTAGTTTTTGTTGAGGAAAAATCGGTTACAATAATAATACAGTCACCCGTACTTACACAGCCTGACAGGGAGAAGCTGACAGCCATCACTGCACGGGTTACCGGCATTAATGCCGATAACATTGCAGTTTTTGCAAAATTGTAAACAATCGTACGGTTTTGTAACACTCGTAATATTGTATACTTGTGTAAAACATATTGAAATATGGTATTGCACCGCATATAATTATAAAAAGCAGGCTTTAACATCAAAATCTATATTCTCAGGTTGTA from Phosphitispora fastidiosa includes these protein-coding regions:
- a CDS encoding stage III sporulation protein AF, producing METLRLMVKSILIIILMTAFLEIVLPRSDIKRYINLIIGLFIIIAVLNPILAIFNTGFDFEVLSAAPEGITGDTEALINQGRDIARARDNRVAGDYKEKLEKQVRSLSGLYQNNNVTDVQVDMVADTAAPDFGKINKIVLWIDDSATVNSAGEDAVTGRSKDSGSKREKDTGSSQEKDSGKNQGQIDIQGQVGVDEVEVNIEVAQSETENSADPENSEKPGTDRGLREMVADFYGLSPEQIEIRNQEVSP
- a CDS encoding SpoIIIAH-like family protein, coding for MLFIKKKGLWTALLILGVFFIAAGLFQLSGIPTSGDTGTMDTGTADAGIADIDTGDIRNPGAVTGDAPESAAGSNCAEGAENGAFFVEYRLERDRTRSQQIDLLREIVNNSNSSDDIRNEAQTRLLAISQAIDTEMKLENLIRAEDFKDAVVFVEEKSVTIIIQSPVLTQPDREKLTAITARVTGINADNIAVFAKL